A segment of the Fusobacterium ulcerans genome:
AATGCCAAATTTAAAAACTTCAAAGTTACTGTTATACTAGAAAATAATCTTACTTCACATTTTAAAAATATTATATTTAAAAACTTCAAAGTTACTGTTATACCTTCATCAAATAAGCATTTTATTTATTCTTTTCCATTCTTAACAAAGAATTTAAGAATTTTTTACCACTTTTTTTCCAAGAGAGAGAAAAAATTCAGCAATTAATTTTTTTCTTCTCATTCTCCTTTAAAATCATCACTTCATAAATTCATCTGTTTTTTAACTTGGAAATCATATAAACATATTTTCATCATCTTTCCAAGGTGTTCCTATTATTTCCTCATCAAAATAATGTTCACTTACCAGTTTCACAATGCTTATAAAATCTTCCTTTTTATCAATTATATCCTTCAATTCTAAACGTAGTTTTATTAAATTACTAGGTGTAATCTCTCCACGAAATACAGATCTTTGATGGTGACTCAAATATTTTTTACATATTTTGAAAACCTTATTTACTCTCTTTTCATTTATATCATAGAAAAGAAATATATAGTTATAGTTTTTACCTTTCATCTACATCTTTTCCTTTATAGAGAACGGAACAAACTCTTTTCCCTCTAATAAAAATTTTATTAGCTTATATGCATCATATTTTACAGCAGTTATATAGCTAACCTTTCTCTTCAAAATAGGGTGTTCAAAAGTTTCATTCATCCTATCTTCCAAAGCACCTAAAAATATTTTTTTACCATCTTCATTTAAAATACAATAATTCAAACTCTTTTCAAAATGTTTTTCTACATTCAATTTTCTGTTATTTACACATTCAAAAATTGTTCTGAATACAATGATTGGTTTAAAAACCTCTGATAAATCTAAAGATAATGAGAATCTTCTCTCAGATGGTGAATGTAAAAAGCTTATTGTCTGCTCTAAGTGTGTTTGATAAATTTGCCCAATAGTTTTAGTATATAGAATTGAATTTCCAAAAGAAATTAAAGCATTTATCGGATTATCTGGTGGCCTTTTAACCCTTTTATTCATAATAAAATCCTCTCTTAAAAAGATTTTAAAACTATCATAAAATTTTGCCCAAATCTCTCCTTCTACTGCCATTATCTCATTTATATCATTACTCTCATTCAATCTTCTTTCTACATCATTAGAAAGCCACTCTAAATATTCTTTTAACTCTTTTTTATCATGACGATAATAGTGATAAAGTAGTTCATAAATATTTTTACCAATTCCCTGTACAATACTTTTTGCTATAGTTTCTTTATGATTCTTATGAGCTTCTACCTGTTTTATTACTAACTTTCCACTGACATATTTCTCTCTTGGATAAAATGTTCCAGAATATCCCTCGTAGTGATTAAAAAAATGTAATGTAATACCATGCTTAGCTAAAAAATCAAAAAGCTTTGTATTCACAGAAATTTCGTCTAATGCAAATATCTCTTTAACTCCTTCAATAGGAATATATGTTGTTTTACTTTCGTTTTTAAAACACAGCGAATTGTCTTTTCTTTCAAGACTTCCTTTACTCAAAATATACTTTGTTCCAGCTCCCATATACACTCCTTAAATATAGCAATATGAATAATATGCACATTTTTTACATTTATTATTTTTTTCAACTGGTGGTAATTCATCCTGCTCAACTAATTTTTCTATTTCCTCTATTATATTCTTGATATATGTCTCATTTTCAGCAGTAAGTTCAATCTCATAGCTTTTTTTCGAAGATTTATTTTTTTCTATTACTTCTATTTTCCCTTTTTTATCTATTCCTTTTTCTTTTAATTTCAAGAGATAATAAAGTACCTGCATTTTTGCTGCTTCAATATCTGCATCTGATTTTTTTATCTCTATTAAATAATCTTTTTTTATTTTATCTACTTTGATATTTTCTACAGTTATTTCATCAGTCTTTTTCTCTTCATGCATAGCTTTTCCAATTTTTACTAATTCACTTTCATCTTCCATATTTATTCTATTGTAATGCATATAGCATTGCCTTTTACAATGAATAAAATAATTTATAATTGTTCCATTTATAGGCATAGACCCTCCATAGTTACAATATCATTTCAGTATCTTCATCTGATTGTAGCTTCTTTCTATCAAATTTTCCATTTACAAAATATTTTTCTCCATCTCCAATATACCTAATATTATCTCCAATACTTTCCTGATAAGATAATTTACGTGTCATTTCCACAGGAATATTATATGAAAATAGATCTACTTTCTCCATTACTTTAGATAATTTTACCCTTCTTTCAGCATATCCCATTTCATTATTTAAAAGTATTTCTTTAAAATCATTCCATACTTTATTTCCTAATATCTCTTCTCCTTCTATATTTATGTTTCTAGAGAGAAATATCATTTTTGTTCTTCTATCATCTGCTATTAATTTTAATCTTTTATATATTTCCTCAAAATTTAGTTGGACAACTTTGTCTTTTCTAAAATCATCTATATTTTCTTCTTTATTTTCATCCTTAGAAAATTTTTCTAACGCCTCTAGAATTATAGTATAGTATTCATTAAAATTCTTATTTTTAAGAATCTCTCTCATCTCTTCATTCATGAGTGTAAATCTATCCTGTATTCTCACATCTCCTTTATAGATATCTCCTCCATCATCTAATTTGAAAAAATAGGCTTTACAATTTTTTTTCTTACAAGAACGATTAATTCTTCCTAAAAATTGTTCATCAGCATCCAATATAGATATATTTTTGAATCCAATATCCATATCTATATCCACTCCTGCTTCAATTACCTGAGTTGCTACTAATATCATACTTTTTCTTTCTTTATTTTTTGCTTCTTTTATTATTCTTTTTCTTTCAGCTTTATTATCATCACCAGTTATTAAGAAAATATCTTCTTTGCATACTTCATTGCTTTCTAATAATTTCTTGTAGAACTCAAAAGCAGAAGCTTTTTTAATAAATTCCACTACTACTTTTTGGTTCTTATGTTTTTCAAAAATAATTTTTTCTATTTTTTTTAATAGTTCTTCTCTCCCATATTCTTTCTCTAAAAGACAGAAATCCAAAGACACCCTTTCTCTAAATATTGAATTACTATAGTACTTTTCTCTGTTAGTTATAAGAGATGGAATTTTTGCCTCTTGGTCTAGTAAAAATGATAAGTTTGGAAGTGTTGCAGACATAATAATTATTTTAATATTTAAAATATCTGCATATTTTTTTAAGAATATAATTATCTCTTTCCAGATTTTATTTTTATAACTTTGTATTTCATCCATTATCACTACACTATTAGCTAAATGTGGGAGAGCAAAACTACTCTCCCTGTCAATTCCAAATAAAGTTTCAAAAAAATGGACATGAGTTGTCAAGACTATTGGAGAATGTATAAATTGTCTGTTTAATAGTGATCTTTCATAATCA
Coding sequences within it:
- the cas2 gene encoding CRISPR-associated endonuclease Cas2; its protein translation is MKGKNYNYIFLFYDINEKRVNKVFKICKKYLSHHQRSVFRGEITPSNLIKLRLELKDIIDKKEDFISIVKLVSEHYFDEEIIGTPWKDDENMFI
- the cas1b gene encoding type I-B CRISPR-associated endonuclease Cas1b, whose product is MGAGTKYILSKGSLERKDNSLCFKNESKTTYIPIEGVKEIFALDEISVNTKLFDFLAKHGITLHFFNHYEGYSGTFYPREKYVSGKLVIKQVEAHKNHKETIAKSIVQGIGKNIYELLYHYYRHDKKELKEYLEWLSNDVERRLNESNDINEIMAVEGEIWAKFYDSFKIFLREDFIMNKRVKRPPDNPINALISFGNSILYTKTIGQIYQTHLEQTISFLHSPSERRFSLSLDLSEVFKPIIVFRTIFECVNNRKLNVEKHFEKSLNYCILNEDGKKIFLGALEDRMNETFEHPILKRKVSYITAVKYDAYKLIKFLLEGKEFVPFSIKEKM
- the cas4 gene encoding CRISPR-associated protein Cas4: MPINGTIINYFIHCKRQCYMHYNRINMEDESELVKIGKAMHEEKKTDEITVENIKVDKIKKDYLIEIKKSDADIEAAKMQVLYYLLKLKEKGIDKKGKIEVIEKNKSSKKSYEIELTAENETYIKNIIEEIEKLVEQDELPPVEKNNKCKKCAYYSYCYI
- a CDS encoding CRISPR-associated helicase/endonuclease Cas3 — encoded protein: MFEEELFSIEKYVKDEDKILAHISDRKNSETLLEHSDLVVKYNKKIYEDKNLKIVFDKLAEKFFGQNETVKKFWNEMIINASCMHDIGKLNINFQIDKMRNDIFERVLLCQSKRHSNLSARIYIDYFANKLIKLCSENKLNNDDIFKCFVFIVLNSYVISRHHSSTKNLNEDFFCEITTNYERYKELFDEVNNYCPNLKLSIKASRKFFKIFEKLKINGEKWNKYVENKDWNSIDYYIYTKLLYSLLVSSDFYATSEYSSGKPIDNLNLLTNIDEYRSVFNSTEIYKGIKLHQETGKYFKKDNINCYRSEMFIEAEKNLEMVNKENIVFLEAPTGSGKTVTSVNLALRLLEKNRELNKIFYIFPFNTLVEQTNSSLREIFQNSPLEESISVINSITPIKEVESEEEYKKDNIDYERSLLNRQFIHSPIVLTTHVHFFETLFGIDRESSFALPHLANSVVIMDEIQSYKNKIWKEIIIFLKKYADILNIKIIIMSATLPNLSFLLDQEAKIPSLITNREKYYSNSIFRERVSLDFCLLEKEYGREELLKKIEKIIFEKHKNQKVVVEFIKKASAFEFYKKLLESNEVCKEDIFLITGDDNKAERKRIIKEAKNKERKSMILVATQVIEAGVDIDMDIGFKNISILDADEQFLGRINRSCKKKNCKAYFFKLDDGGDIYKGDVRIQDRFTLMNEEMREILKNKNFNEYYTIILEALEKFSKDENKEENIDDFRKDKVVQLNFEEIYKRLKLIADDRRTKMIFLSRNINIEGEEILGNKVWNDFKEILLNNEMGYAERRVKLSKVMEKVDLFSYNIPVEMTRKLSYQESIGDNIRYIGDGEKYFVNGKFDRKKLQSDEDTEMIL